A stretch of the Mycobacterium sp. ITM-2016-00317 genome encodes the following:
- a CDS encoding putative sulfate exporter family transporter produces MTEDTTQAPDQERDVRSAGIWYAVAGVLAVLILGGATRFLEQQVPQWADGTAFEGLAKSIEFPVYAIALGLIGNAVLSRLALRDALSAGFRTEFFIKTGLVLLGASINLKLLVTAAAPAIVQALLLITVVFGFTWWLGGRLGLDDKLRALLASAVSICGVSAAIAAAGAVQAKREQLAYAASLVIVFALPSIFLLPWLARLFGLPDAVAGAWIGGNIDTTAAVAAAGALAGEDALQIATIVKTTQNALIGIVAIALTAYFALKVERKPGAQARPSLGEFWQRFPKFVLGFIAASIIGTLYLANGGDKSTITTVNDLRTWFLIFAFVAIGLEFSLKGLREAGWRPVALFASATVVNIVVALGLALVLFGNFQLG; encoded by the coding sequence GTGACCGAGGACACCACCCAGGCGCCCGACCAGGAACGCGACGTCCGGTCGGCCGGCATCTGGTACGCCGTGGCCGGTGTGCTCGCCGTCCTGATCCTGGGCGGCGCGACCCGGTTCCTGGAGCAGCAGGTACCGCAGTGGGCCGACGGGACCGCGTTCGAAGGCCTCGCCAAATCGATCGAGTTCCCGGTCTACGCCATCGCGCTGGGCCTGATCGGCAACGCCGTGCTGTCGCGGCTGGCGTTGCGCGACGCGCTGTCGGCGGGCTTCCGCACCGAGTTCTTCATCAAGACCGGCCTGGTGCTACTCGGCGCGTCGATCAACCTCAAACTGCTGGTCACCGCTGCCGCACCCGCGATCGTCCAGGCGCTGCTGCTGATCACCGTCGTGTTCGGGTTCACCTGGTGGCTGGGCGGACGGCTCGGCCTCGACGACAAGCTGCGTGCGCTGCTGGCCTCGGCGGTGTCGATCTGCGGGGTCAGCGCGGCGATCGCGGCGGCCGGAGCCGTGCAGGCCAAACGCGAGCAACTGGCCTACGCGGCATCGCTGGTCATCGTGTTCGCGCTGCCGTCGATCTTCCTGCTGCCGTGGCTGGCCCGGCTGTTCGGGCTGCCCGACGCGGTCGCAGGCGCGTGGATCGGCGGCAACATCGACACCACCGCCGCGGTCGCGGCGGCAGGCGCGCTGGCCGGTGAGGACGCTCTGCAGATCGCCACCATCGTCAAGACCACCCAGAACGCGCTGATCGGCATCGTCGCGATCGCGCTGACCGCGTACTTCGCGCTGAAGGTGGAACGGAAACCCGGCGCCCAGGCCCGGCCGTCGCTGGGCGAGTTCTGGCAGCGGTTCCCGAAGTTCGTGCTCGGCTTCATCGCCGCATCGATCATCGGCACCCTGTACCTGGCCAACGGCGGCGACAAGTCGACCATCACCACCGTCAACGACCTGCGCACCTGGTTCCTGATCTTCGCGTTCGTCGCGATCGGCCTGGAGTTCTCCCTGAAGGGCCTGCGTGAGGCCGGCTGGCGGCCGGTCGCGCTGTTCGCCTCGGCCACCGTGGTCAACATCGTGGTCGCGCTCGGCCTGGCGCTCGTGTTGTTCGGGAACTTCCAGCTCGGCTAG
- a CDS encoding allophanate hydrolase subunit 1 → MSVTADATDTVRSDGAHRILDYGDRALLLEFDGSAEVLAWTDAIRAAELPGVEDVVPAARTVLVKLAGGRYQAPTRQRLAAVQPSDQALAEAEPPDTPDVVVDVVYDGEDLDEVARLTGLSRDEVVAAHTGRLWRVGFSGFAPGFAYLVGGDERLAVPRRAEPRTKVPVGSVGLAGEFSGVYPRESPGGWQLIGRTSAVLWDVDRENPALLTPGMWVRFEAVS, encoded by the coding sequence ATGAGCGTGACTGCGGATGCGACAGACACCGTGCGCAGCGACGGCGCACACCGAATTCTGGACTACGGCGACCGGGCACTGCTACTTGAGTTCGACGGCAGCGCAGAGGTTCTGGCATGGACCGACGCCATCCGGGCGGCCGAGCTGCCGGGGGTGGAGGACGTCGTCCCCGCCGCGCGGACAGTGCTGGTGAAGCTGGCAGGCGGCCGGTACCAGGCGCCCACCCGGCAACGGCTGGCCGCGGTGCAGCCCAGCGACCAGGCGCTGGCCGAGGCGGAGCCACCGGACACCCCCGACGTCGTCGTCGACGTCGTCTACGACGGTGAAGATCTCGACGAAGTGGCCCGGCTGACCGGGCTGAGCCGCGACGAGGTCGTCGCGGCGCACACCGGGCGGCTGTGGCGGGTCGGCTTCAGCGGCTTCGCCCCCGGTTTCGCCTACCTGGTGGGCGGCGACGAACGGCTCGCGGTGCCCCGCCGGGCGGAACCGCGCACCAAGGTGCCGGTCGGCTCGGTCGGGCTCGCCGGCGAGTTCAGCGGCGTCTACCCCCGGGAATCCCCCGGCGGCTGGCAGCTGATCGGCCGCACCTCCGCGGTGCTGTGGGACGTCGACCGGGAGAACCCCGCGCTGCTCACGCCGGGGATGTGGGTGCGGTTCGAGGCGGTTTCATGA
- a CDS encoding 5-oxoprolinase/urea amidolyase family protein — protein MSAVTLEILQPGPLALVEDLGRPGMSHLGVTRSGAADRRAHTLANRLVANPDDRATVEVTMGGFTARVHGGNGEGVAIAVTGADTDPAANGVPFGSNSIHYVHDGEVISLAAPRTGLRSYLAVRGGIDVEPVLGSRSYDVMSTIGPVPLRRGDTLKVGAHTDDFPELEQAPVAAIAGDVLELRVVPGPRDDWFVDPDVLVRTNWQVTNRSDRVGIRLVGMPLEYRWPDRQLPSEGATRGAIQVPPNGFPVILGPDHPVTGGYPVIGVVTDTDIDKIAQARPGQTVRLHWSRPRRPSRD, from the coding sequence ATGAGCGCGGTGACCCTGGAGATCCTGCAGCCGGGCCCGCTCGCGCTCGTCGAGGACCTCGGCAGGCCCGGCATGTCCCACCTGGGCGTCACCCGCTCGGGCGCGGCGGACCGGCGCGCGCACACGCTGGCCAACCGGCTGGTGGCCAACCCCGACGACCGCGCGACGGTCGAGGTGACGATGGGCGGGTTCACCGCCCGAGTGCACGGCGGCAACGGCGAAGGCGTCGCGATCGCGGTCACCGGAGCCGACACCGACCCGGCCGCCAACGGAGTCCCGTTCGGCTCCAACAGCATTCACTACGTCCACGACGGCGAGGTGATCTCGCTGGCCGCCCCGCGCACCGGCCTGCGCTCCTATCTGGCGGTCCGCGGCGGCATCGACGTCGAACCCGTGCTCGGCTCCCGCAGCTACGACGTGATGTCGACGATCGGCCCGGTGCCGCTGCGCCGCGGCGACACGCTGAAGGTCGGGGCGCACACCGACGACTTCCCCGAACTCGAGCAGGCCCCCGTCGCGGCGATCGCCGGCGACGTCCTCGAGCTGCGGGTGGTGCCGGGCCCGCGCGACGACTGGTTCGTCGACCCCGACGTGCTGGTCCGCACCAACTGGCAGGTGACCAACCGCAGCGACCGGGTCGGCATCCGGCTGGTCGGCATGCCGCTGGAGTACCGGTGGCCGGACCGTCAGCTGCCCAGCGAGGGCGCCACCCGCGGCGCCATCCAGGTCCCGCCCAACGGCTTCCCGGTGATCCTCGGCCCCGACCACCCCGTCACCGGCGGCTACCCGGTGATCGGTGTCGTCACCGACACCGACATCGACAAGATCGCCCAGGCGCGCCCCGGGCAGACCGTGCGACTGCACTGGTCCCGGCCCCGGCGCCCGTCGCGGGACTGA
- a CDS encoding SDR family NAD(P)-dependent oxidoreductase, producing MLNGKVVMITGAASGIGASVARLLHQRGARLVLVDIDESGLHTLAGELGTEVLAWGGDVTDFNAMQAAAKTAQAQFGQSTLSSPMPASSTGRQ from the coding sequence ATGCTGAACGGGAAGGTTGTCATGATCACCGGCGCCGCGAGCGGAATCGGCGCCAGCGTGGCGCGACTCCTGCACCAGCGCGGCGCACGGCTAGTGCTGGTCGACATCGACGAGTCCGGCCTTCATACCCTGGCAGGCGAACTTGGCACCGAGGTCCTTGCCTGGGGCGGTGACGTCACCGACTTCAACGCAATGCAGGCAGCCGCCAAGACCGCACAGGCACAATTCGGTCAATCGACGTTGTCGTCGCCAATGCCGGCATCGAGCACTGGGCGCCAGTGA
- a CDS encoding uroporphyrinogen-III synthase: MSQPDWAPLTGFRVAVTSARRADELSALLRRRGATVTSAAAIDMVPLPDDDELRQHTRALIETPPDIVIATTGIGLRGWIAAADGWGMATELTTALSKARIVSRGPKATGALRAAGLPEEWSPESESSRELLHYLVEGGIAGTRIAVQLHGATAEWDPFPEFLDELRAAGAEVVPIRVYRWHPAPRDGDFDQLVAGIAEQKFDAVSFTSAPAVASVLLRATEMGLEAEVLSALRTGVHAMCVGPVTARPLVRLGVPTSAPERMRLGALARHITDELPLLQARTVRVAGHLLEIRGTCVLVDGTVRALSPAAMATIRALSLRPGAVVSRTDLLRALPGSGTDTHAVETAVLRLRTALGDKKMVSTVVKRGYRLPVDEAFAS; encoded by the coding sequence ATGAGTCAGCCGGACTGGGCGCCGCTCACCGGCTTCCGCGTTGCGGTCACCTCCGCACGGCGCGCCGACGAGTTGAGTGCGCTACTGCGGCGCCGCGGGGCGACGGTCACCAGCGCCGCCGCGATCGACATGGTGCCGCTGCCCGACGACGACGAACTGCGTCAGCACACCCGCGCGCTGATCGAGACACCGCCCGACATCGTGATCGCCACCACCGGCATCGGCCTGCGCGGCTGGATCGCCGCCGCCGACGGCTGGGGCATGGCCACCGAGCTGACGACAGCGCTGAGCAAGGCCCGGATCGTGTCCCGCGGCCCCAAGGCCACCGGCGCACTGCGCGCCGCCGGGCTGCCCGAGGAGTGGTCACCGGAATCGGAGTCCTCCCGCGAGCTGCTGCACTACCTGGTCGAGGGCGGTATCGCCGGCACCCGGATCGCGGTGCAGCTGCACGGCGCCACCGCCGAATGGGACCCGTTCCCGGAGTTCCTCGACGAGCTGCGCGCCGCAGGCGCCGAAGTGGTGCCGATCCGGGTGTACCGCTGGCATCCGGCGCCGCGCGACGGCGACTTCGACCAGCTGGTGGCCGGCATCGCCGAGCAGAAGTTCGACGCGGTCAGCTTCACCTCGGCCCCGGCGGTGGCGTCGGTGTTGTTGCGCGCCACCGAGATGGGCCTGGAGGCCGAGGTGCTCTCGGCGCTGCGCACCGGCGTGCACGCGATGTGCGTCGGCCCCGTCACCGCGCGACCGCTGGTGCGGCTCGGGGTGCCGACGTCGGCGCCGGAGCGGATGCGGTTGGGCGCGTTGGCCCGTCACATCACCGACGAACTTCCGCTGCTGCAGGCGCGCACCGTGCGGGTGGCCGGGCACCTGCTGGAGATCCGCGGCACCTGCGTGCTGGTCGACGGCACGGTCAGGGCACTGTCGCCGGCGGCGATGGCCACCATCCGCGCGCTGTCGCTGCGGCCGGGTGCGGTGGTCTCGCGCACCGACCTGCTGCGGGCACTGCCGGGCAGCGGCACCGACACCCACGCCGTCGAGACGGCCGTGCTGCGGCTGCGTACCGCGCTGGGCGACAAGAAGATGGTGTCCACCGTGGTCAAGCGCGGCTACCGGCTTCCCGTCGACGAGGCGTTCGCGTCGTGA
- a CDS encoding tetrahydrofolate dehydrogenase/cyclohydrolase catalytic domain-containing protein: protein MSADVIDGIAVAHRILADTAVRATQFADITGRKPRLATVLVGDDPASHTYVRMKTNRCRTVGLDSQAHRLPEAAATADVVALVAQLATDNTVDGILVQHPMPPQIDERQVCEAIPPPRTSTA, encoded by the coding sequence GTGAGCGCCGACGTTATCGACGGCATCGCCGTTGCACACCGAATCCTGGCCGACACTGCTGTCCGTGCCACACAGTTCGCCGATATCACGGGCCGAAAGCCGCGCCTCGCGACCGTCCTGGTGGGCGATGACCCCGCCTCGCACACCTACGTGCGGATGAAGACAAACCGATGCCGAACCGTCGGCCTGGACTCCCAAGCACATCGGCTCCCCGAGGCCGCCGCCACTGCGGATGTAGTTGCACTTGTGGCGCAGCTCGCAACCGACAACACCGTGGACGGCATCTTGGTTCAGCACCCTATGCCGCCCCAGATCGACGAACGGCAGGTATGCGAAGCCATCCCCCCACCAAGGACGTCGACGGCGTGA
- a CDS encoding SDR family oxidoreductase codes for MSFVGEVALVTGATRGIGEATAMLLAQRGARVLVSGRDEERGNRVVEDIRTAGGTADFMAASLLDAESCQALAAKALDLTGHVDILINNAAIATFGATAAIPEADFDDCYALNVKAPFYLVGALAPAMVSRGHGVIVNVTTMVASFGTAGSAVYASSKAALNHLTKCWAAEYGPQGIRVNAVAPGPTLTDNAKAVFGEDGLNKMMRQAPARRVATPDEIAESIAYLASDQASFIHGAILPADGGRTAT; via the coding sequence GTGTCTTTCGTGGGCGAGGTCGCTTTGGTCACCGGTGCTACGAGAGGGATCGGCGAGGCCACGGCAATGCTGTTGGCCCAGCGCGGGGCCCGCGTGCTTGTCAGCGGCCGCGACGAGGAGCGCGGGAATCGCGTCGTCGAAGACATCCGCACAGCCGGGGGTACTGCTGACTTCATGGCGGCCTCGTTGCTCGACGCTGAGAGCTGCCAAGCCCTGGCAGCAAAAGCGCTGGATCTCACCGGCCACGTCGACATTCTGATCAATAACGCTGCTATCGCCACCTTCGGTGCCACCGCAGCCATCCCGGAGGCCGACTTCGACGACTGCTACGCGCTTAACGTCAAAGCACCGTTCTACTTGGTCGGTGCGCTCGCACCAGCCATGGTTTCGCGTGGCCACGGTGTCATCGTGAATGTCACCACGATGGTGGCGTCCTTCGGTACCGCCGGCTCAGCGGTTTACGCATCGAGTAAGGCCGCGCTCAATCACTTGACCAAATGTTGGGCCGCCGAATATGGGCCCCAAGGCATTCGGGTCAACGCAGTCGCGCCGGGCCCGACATTGACCGACAACGCCAAAGCCGTGTTCGGTGAAGACGGACTCAACAAAATGATGCGCCAAGCCCCCGCACGGCGCGTGGCCACTCCCGATGAAATCGCCGAATCGATCGCCTACTTGGCGAGCGATCAAGCCAGCTTCATCCACGGCGCGATCCTGCCCGCAGATGGCGGACGCACCGCTACGTAA
- the lysE gene encoding L-lysine exporter, producing MNPAYVVVLSGFATTMALIAAIGAQNAFVLRQGIRGEHVLPVVAVCTLSDLLLIGAGIAGFGALIAAHPDVVTVTKFGGAAFLIGYALFAARRALTPGALTPADAAPARLAAVLATCLAMTFLNPHVYLDTVILLGALANEHQDGKWLFGAGAVAASAVWFSGLGFGARRLRHLFASPKTWRLLDGAIAATMLVLAVSLVVR from the coding sequence GTGAACCCTGCCTACGTCGTCGTCCTCAGCGGCTTCGCCACCACCATGGCGCTGATCGCCGCGATCGGCGCGCAGAACGCGTTCGTGTTGCGCCAAGGCATCCGCGGCGAACACGTGCTCCCCGTCGTCGCGGTGTGCACGCTGTCGGACCTGCTGCTGATCGGCGCGGGCATCGCGGGCTTCGGCGCACTGATCGCCGCGCATCCCGACGTCGTCACCGTCACGAAGTTCGGCGGCGCCGCGTTCCTGATCGGGTACGCGCTGTTCGCGGCCCGCCGCGCCCTCACCCCGGGCGCGCTCACCCCCGCCGACGCCGCCCCGGCGCGGCTTGCCGCGGTGCTGGCCACCTGCCTGGCGATGACGTTCCTCAACCCGCACGTCTATCTGGACACGGTGATCCTGCTCGGCGCGCTGGCCAACGAACACCAGGACGGCAAATGGTTGTTCGGGGCCGGAGCGGTGGCCGCCAGCGCCGTCTGGTTCAGCGGCCTGGGGTTCGGCGCCCGCCGCCTGCGCCACCTGTTCGCGTCACCGAAGACCTGGCGACTGCTCGACGGGGCGATCGCCGCGACGATGCTCGTGCTGGCCGTGTCGCTGGTGGTGCGCTGA
- the nirD gene encoding nitrite reductase small subunit NirD — MTLLDDAPGRTTVWTTACRYDFLIPNRGVGVLLPGGEQAALFRLDDGSLHAVGNIDPFSGAAVMSRGIVGDRAGRATVQSPIKKQAFALDDGTCLDDPDRALPVYETRITPAGDVQIAC; from the coding sequence ATGACGCTGCTCGATGACGCGCCCGGGCGAACCACGGTCTGGACCACGGCCTGCCGGTATGACTTCCTGATCCCCAACCGCGGCGTCGGCGTGCTGCTGCCAGGGGGCGAGCAGGCCGCGCTGTTCCGCCTCGACGACGGCAGCCTGCACGCGGTCGGCAACATCGACCCGTTCTCCGGCGCCGCGGTGATGTCGCGCGGCATCGTCGGCGACCGCGCCGGGCGCGCCACCGTGCAGTCGCCGATCAAGAAGCAGGCGTTCGCACTCGACGACGGCACCTGCCTCGATGATCCTGACCGCGCGCTGCCCGTCTACGAGACGCGGATCACCCCGGCCGGCGACGTCCAGATCGCCTGCTGA
- a CDS encoding queuosine precursor transporter encodes MTDPADQHASFARVGSAYYPVLVAVFTALVIISNVTATKGVEFGPIITDGGFIVFPLTYVIGDVLSEVYGFKAARRAIYTGFAMNALAALAFWATIYLPAADFYPNQEHFENVVHAYTGLIVAGLAGFLVGQTLNAWSLVQIKERTKEKHLWARLVGSTFVGQLGDTVVFCAIAASVIGITSFSDFLTYTAQGWLYKTLVEVALLPVTYRAIAFIKRREPTYQPLSA; translated from the coding sequence GTGACAGACCCCGCCGACCAGCACGCCTCGTTCGCCCGCGTCGGGTCCGCCTACTACCCGGTGCTGGTCGCGGTGTTCACCGCGCTGGTGATCATCTCCAACGTCACGGCCACCAAGGGTGTGGAGTTCGGCCCGATCATCACCGACGGCGGCTTCATCGTGTTCCCGCTGACCTACGTGATCGGCGACGTGCTGTCCGAGGTGTACGGGTTCAAGGCCGCGCGGCGTGCCATCTACACCGGCTTTGCGATGAACGCCCTTGCTGCCCTGGCGTTCTGGGCCACCATCTATCTTCCCGCCGCCGACTTCTATCCCAATCAGGAGCACTTCGAGAACGTCGTGCACGCCTACACCGGCCTGATCGTCGCCGGGCTGGCCGGCTTCCTGGTCGGCCAGACCCTGAACGCGTGGTCCCTGGTGCAGATCAAGGAGCGCACCAAGGAGAAGCACCTGTGGGCGCGGCTGGTCGGGTCGACGTTCGTCGGGCAGCTCGGCGACACCGTGGTGTTCTGCGCGATCGCCGCGAGCGTCATCGGCATCACGTCGTTCAGCGACTTCCTGACCTACACCGCGCAGGGCTGGCTGTACAAAACCCTGGTCGAGGTCGCGCTCCTGCCGGTGACCTACCGGGCGATCGCGTTCATCAAACGCCGCGAGCCGACCTACCAACCGCTGAGCGCCTGA
- a CDS encoding Hsp20/alpha crystallin family protein — MSSVAMCRRPAWNTDRLVREFFAPVTTGEWAKGVNPAVEVTKDGDDAVIRVDLPGVDVEKDVNVEIHKGRLVIHGERRDQKTEEHEDDGVVRTFSEVRYGSFRRSFALPAHVTSEAVSAAYDAGVLTVRVAGAHKGAEPHRIAIASN, encoded by the coding sequence ATGAGCAGCGTAGCTATGTGCAGGCGGCCGGCGTGGAACACCGATCGTCTCGTCCGGGAGTTCTTCGCCCCGGTCACCACCGGTGAGTGGGCCAAGGGCGTCAACCCCGCCGTCGAGGTCACCAAGGACGGCGACGACGCGGTGATCCGCGTGGACCTGCCCGGTGTCGACGTCGAGAAGGACGTCAACGTCGAGATCCACAAGGGCCGGCTGGTGATCCACGGTGAGCGCCGCGACCAGAAGACCGAGGAGCACGAGGACGACGGCGTGGTGCGCACGTTCAGCGAGGTCCGGTACGGATCGTTTCGCCGTTCGTTCGCTCTGCCCGCCCACGTCACCAGCGAGGCCGTGTCGGCCGCGTACGACGCAGGCGTGCTGACGGTCCGGGTCGCCGGAGCCCACAAGGGCGCCGAGCCGCACCGCATCGCCATCGCGAGCAACTGA
- a CDS encoding GNAT family N-acetyltransferase gives MRARLVHTSDLDDETREDARRMVIDAFDGDFADDDWEHALGGMHAVIAQRGEVIGHAAVVQRRLYVGQDALRCGYVEGLAVREDHRGQGLGHALMDGVEQVVRGAYHLGALSTTELGEPLYTARGWVPWRGPTSALAPDGPTRTPEDDGSLYVLAGTLPPSMTLDPTAPIACDWRNGDLW, from the coding sequence GTGCGCGCACGCCTGGTCCACACCTCCGACCTCGACGACGAGACCCGCGAGGACGCCCGCCGGATGGTCATCGACGCGTTCGACGGCGACTTCGCCGACGACGACTGGGAGCATGCGCTCGGCGGCATGCACGCGGTGATCGCCCAGCGCGGCGAGGTGATCGGGCACGCGGCCGTCGTCCAGCGCCGCCTCTACGTCGGCCAGGACGCGCTGCGCTGCGGGTACGTCGAGGGCCTCGCGGTCCGGGAGGACCACCGCGGCCAGGGCCTCGGTCATGCGCTGATGGACGGCGTCGAACAGGTGGTGCGCGGCGCCTACCACCTCGGGGCGCTGAGCACCACGGAGCTCGGCGAGCCGCTGTACACCGCCCGGGGTTGGGTGCCGTGGCGCGGGCCGACGTCGGCGCTGGCCCCTGACGGGCCGACCCGCACCCCCGAGGACGACGGATCGCTGTACGTGCTGGCGGGGACCCTGCCGCCGTCGATGACGCTGGACCCCACCGCGCCGATCGCCTGCGACTGGCGCAACGGGGACCTGTGGTGA
- the fdxA gene encoding ferredoxin, which yields MTYVIGSACVDIVDKSCVQECPADCIYEGDRAMYINPNECVDCGACRIACRVDAIYYETDLPDEEMAFLEDNAAFFALTLPGRDAPLGDPGGASKLGRVGADTPLVAALPPSTTPHP from the coding sequence ATGACCTACGTGATCGGCAGCGCGTGTGTGGACATCGTCGACAAGTCCTGTGTGCAGGAGTGCCCGGCGGACTGCATCTACGAGGGCGATCGTGCGATGTACATCAACCCGAACGAGTGCGTGGACTGCGGCGCCTGCCGCATCGCGTGCCGGGTGGACGCCATCTACTACGAGACCGACCTGCCCGACGAGGAGATGGCCTTCCTCGAGGACAACGCCGCGTTCTTCGCGCTGACGCTGCCGGGGCGTGACGCGCCGCTGGGCGATCCCGGCGGCGCGTCCAAGCTCGGCCGGGTCGGCGCCGACACCCCGCTGGTCGCGGCGCTGCCGCCGTCGACCACGCCGCACCCCTGA
- a CDS encoding SDR family NAD(P)-dependent oxidoreductase: MPFERSSKTNLIGVFNTVRTALPSLIDSKGYVLVVGSVSSYTAVPGMAAYGASKAGVDHFATILRIELAHHHVDVGLANMSLIDTPMLRQTQSFSTGFSAVLAALPGPLRRPVTADKCAAWLVNAIEHRQRNVSVPRWVAAARWLKPALSTRMAERPLRRRFAQIEAK, from the coding sequence CTGCCTTTCGAGAGGTCATCGAAAACCAACCTAATTGGAGTCTTCAACACTGTCCGCACAGCTCTGCCGTCGCTCATCGACTCCAAGGGTTACGTCCTGGTGGTGGGATCGGTGTCGTCCTACACGGCAGTGCCCGGCATGGCCGCGTACGGCGCGAGCAAGGCCGGTGTTGACCACTTCGCAACCATATTGCGAATCGAACTAGCCCACCACCACGTCGACGTCGGATTGGCAAACATGTCTCTCATCGACACCCCGATGCTGCGTCAAACACAATCGTTTTCAACAGGTTTCAGCGCGGTGCTGGCAGCATTGCCAGGTCCGTTACGTCGCCCCGTTACTGCCGATAAGTGTGCAGCGTGGCTGGTGAACGCAATCGAACACCGCCAACGCAATGTCAGCGTCCCGAGATGGGTCGCTGCCGCGCGCTGGCTCAAACCAGCCCTCTCAACCCGCATGGCGGAACGCCCACTACGTCGACGGTTCGCACAAATCGAAGCAAAGTGA
- a CDS encoding ABC transporter substrate-binding protein has translation MPTLASRRRFLTMTAGAAALLTACGSEKPGTVASDGSVTVRHAFGETRIPAPPTRVVSAGLTDADDLLALGVVPIAVTDWFGAEPFGVWPWARQQLGDAQPVVLSLADGVQIEQIAGLTPDLIVATDAGLDQETYNQLSAIAPTIPQSGSQAFFEPWRDRAGAIGQAVFRHDDMSNLIAGVDAAFDAVKDSHPQFSGKKALLLGGALVRDGVPVSRPAWRSEFLTRMGLTVVETDASIPRDQIADVLGAADVLIWTTESDQEQAALLADPAIAALPARRHVFTGKELAGAVAYASTLSYPVLADRLPPMLAGALG, from the coding sequence GTGCCCACGTTGGCGTCCCGCCGCCGGTTCCTGACGATGACAGCCGGCGCTGCGGCGCTGCTGACCGCCTGCGGCTCCGAGAAACCCGGCACGGTCGCCTCCGACGGCTCGGTGACCGTCCGGCACGCGTTCGGCGAGACCCGGATCCCCGCCCCACCGACCCGGGTGGTCAGCGCCGGCCTGACCGACGCCGACGACCTGCTGGCGCTGGGCGTCGTGCCGATCGCGGTGACCGACTGGTTCGGCGCCGAACCGTTCGGCGTGTGGCCGTGGGCCCGGCAGCAACTGGGCGACGCGCAGCCTGTGGTGCTGTCGCTGGCCGACGGCGTGCAGATCGAGCAGATCGCGGGGCTGACCCCCGACCTGATCGTCGCCACCGACGCCGGCCTGGACCAGGAGACCTACAACCAGCTCTCGGCGATCGCACCGACCATCCCCCAGTCCGGTAGCCAGGCGTTCTTCGAGCCGTGGCGCGACCGCGCGGGCGCCATCGGGCAGGCGGTGTTCCGGCACGACGACATGAGCAACCTGATCGCCGGCGTGGACGCCGCGTTCGACGCCGTCAAGGACAGCCACCCGCAGTTCTCCGGCAAGAAGGCGCTGCTGCTCGGCGGTGCGCTGGTCCGCGACGGCGTGCCGGTCAGCCGCCCCGCGTGGCGCAGCGAGTTCCTGACCCGGATGGGGCTGACGGTGGTGGAGACCGACGCGTCGATCCCGCGGGATCAGATCGCCGACGTGCTCGGCGCGGCCGACGTGCTGATCTGGACCACCGAGAGCGACCAGGAGCAGGCCGCGCTGCTGGCCGACCCGGCGATCGCCGCGCTGCCTGCCAGACGCCACGTGTTCACCGGCAAGGAGCTCGCGGGTGCGGTCGCCTACGCGTCCACACTGTCGTATCCGGTCCTTGCCGACCGATTGCCGCCGATGCTGGCGGGCGCGCTCGGCTGA